From a region of the Pseudanabaena sp. ABRG5-3 genome:
- the nusB gene encoding transcription antitermination factor NusB — protein MQPRHIARELALFSINQLPSQSQKLETKTLDDIVTAVVRSLHDETKELLQTASAELQRSQERISSSETRTGDIRQDIQAVEGMVREAINLTKNAINNIGSALEFPITLVLSQRAEVRNYTIDILKTVNTKRSQIDETISSALVNWQIDRLAQVDKDILRIATAEMMFLNVASKIAIDEAVELAKRYSSEDGYRFINGVLRRIDDQLKESRKAK, from the coding sequence ATGCAACCCCGCCACATCGCCCGCGAACTCGCACTGTTTAGTATCAACCAATTACCTAGCCAATCCCAAAAGCTAGAGACTAAAACCCTCGACGACATCGTTACCGCCGTTGTGCGATCGCTACACGATGAGACTAAAGAATTATTACAAACCGCTAGTGCTGAACTGCAACGCAGTCAAGAGCGCATATCTTCTAGCGAAACTCGCACGGGTGACATCCGCCAAGATATTCAAGCAGTCGAAGGAATGGTACGTGAGGCGATTAATCTCACTAAAAATGCGATCAATAATATTGGTTCAGCTCTAGAATTTCCGATAACGCTAGTACTATCTCAACGTGCTGAAGTGCGTAACTACACGATCGATATTCTAAAAACTGTAAATACTAAGCGATCGCAGATTGATGAAACTATCAGTAGTGCCTTAGTTAATTGGCAAATTGATCGCCTCGCCCAAGTTGATAAAGATATTTTGCGGATTGCCACTGCGGAAATGATGTTTTTGAATGTGGCGAGTAAAATCGCGATCGATGAAGCGGTCGAGCTAGCCAAGCGTTATAGCAGTGAAGATGGCTATCGATTTATCAATGGTGTTTTGCGTCGCATTGACGATCAACTTAAAGAATCCCGTAAAGCCAAATAA
- a CDS encoding 2Fe-2S iron-sulfur cluster-binding protein — protein sequence MTQTFTATLHHQGQTFTVPVPEDQAILDAAIAAGVDLPCSCYAGVCTTCAAQIVKGQVDQSQGMGIGGMGEELDAKGYILLCVSYPKSDVEIYTDKEQEVYSIRFGSGSSS from the coding sequence ATGACTCAGACCTTTACAGCTACCCTTCACCACCAAGGACAAACCTTTACTGTACCTGTCCCCGAAGATCAAGCAATTCTTGATGCAGCGATCGCCGCAGGTGTAGATTTACCCTGTTCATGTTATGCAGGGGTATGTACAACTTGTGCTGCTCAAATTGTGAAGGGTCAAGTTGACCAAAGCCAAGGCATGGGTATTGGCGGCATGGGTGAAGAACTAGATGCTAAGGGCTATATTCTCCTCTGCGTGTCATATCCCAAGTCTGATGTCGAAATCTACACCGACAAAGAGCAAGAAGTATACTCAATTCGTTTTGGCTCTGGTTCTAGCAGCTAA